AGATTTTATGATAAATTACTCATGTTTATGAACAATCATTCAGAAATAAAAGAAGTAAAAATAAATAATTTGATTTTTAAACGAGAGGGTAATTATATAGTCGTAGAGGAGGAACAAAAATGAAAAGGGCAATAATCGTAGATTCAGGATGTTCTCCGACACCTGACTGGATTGAAAAATATAATCTGAAATTTATGGGAATGAAGGTATATATTGATGGAAAAGAATATACTGATGGTGTAGATCTTTCAAAAGAAAAATTTTATGATTTAGTAGAAGGTGCTGAAGAAATTCATACCGCTCAACCATCCTTAAAGGAAATAATGAATATTTATGAGTCATTAAAAGAAGAGGGATATGATGAAATTGTTGATATTCATTTTTCATCGAAAATGTCAGGGTTATACAACACTGCTAATATGGCAAAAAATATGCTCAATGATATTAATCTAAAAATTGTTGACACCAAAATGGTTTCAATAGGAGCTTCTCTTGTTGCGAGAAGAATTGTTGAACTCTTAAATGAAGGAAGAGAATTTGAAGAAGTTAACGAATTAATTCCGAAAATTATAGATAATACATTTATGGAATTTTCTGTCCCAACATTAAAATATCTTATTAAAAATGGAAGGATTGGAAAAGCAGCAGGGATGGCAGGAACTTTATTAAAAATAATTCCAGTATTAACTGTTGAAGATGCTGAAATTACTCCGTTAGCTAAGGTTAGAGGTTTAAATAAAGCATATAAAACTATGTCTGAATCATTGTTTGAATTTATAAAAAATAAACCTTATAACATTAAAATATATAAAATACACGGATTTGAAAGCAATAAAGAACAGGAAGAAAAAGTGTTTAACATGTTTATGGACAAATTCCAAACACTTGGCTATGATTACGAACTAATTGAAGGTAGAATATGGCCAACAGTAGCATGTCATAGTGGTCCGGAAGTATTCGGGCTTGCAGTATATGGGGAGGAAAAACCCTTATAATGAATATAGAAGACTTTTTTAACGGTCTCGAAGCTAAATTAAAAGATGCTTTAAAAGAAAAACTAAAATGGGAATATTTATTTAAAGAGTTATATAAATATTCCGCCAATTATATAAACATAATAGAACAGGAGAAGGGCCTAAAAGAAAAAATAGGCTCTTTTCTTGGTTATTATAAACCTATAGCTAATCTTTCAGATGAAAGGCGTATAAAAAGAGCTTTAAATGGTTTAGAACTAATAGAAAAATTGAAATATGAATATCTAATTGATTCACCAGAAAAACCATATAAAGATATGCCATTAGCTACAGATATTAAATTTATCAAAGGTGTCGGCAATAAACGTGCAAAAATATTAAGAGAATTTGGTATTAATTCAATTGAAGATACATTTTATTTTTTCCCGAGAGATTATGAAGATAGAAGAGAAATTAAACGTATTATTGATTGTTATCATGGTCAAAATTGTCTTGTTGTTGGTAATATAGTAAATTTTGAAGAAAAAAATATAGGAAGTTTAAGAATATTATCATATGCTCTTGAAGATAAAGATGGGAGTGTTTTAATTCTTACATGGTTTAACCAGGATTATATAAAAAAATTTATTCAAGTTGGATTAAAGGTTGCAGCCTATGGAACAGTTGAAGTGGAGTTTGGCAGGAAAACCATTAAAAATCCTGATTTTCAGATAATAACTTCTGAACAAGAAGTTCAAACTGGAATTCTTCCAGTATATCCTTTAAAAAGAGGTATATACCAAAACAATATGAGAAACATTTTTTCAGAAACAATTCCCTATGTAAATTATAAAGAAGAATTTATTCCTGAAGAAATCAAAAATAAATATAAATTAATAAGTTTATCCAGGCGAATAAAAGGGATACATTTTCCAAAGAGTTTTTTTCATTATGAAAAAGCCAAAGAAGCTTTAAAATATGAAGAGATTTTTTTATTTGAATTTTCAGTATTAATGAAAAAAAGATTAATTAAAGAAAAAATAGGTATATCTAAAAAAAATGAAGGGAAATTAATTGAAGAATTTAAAAAGATATTATCTTTTAAATTGACTAATGCTCAAAATAAGGTTTTTAATGAAATAAGAAAAGATATGGATTCCAAAGAACCTATGAACAGACTATTACAAGGAGATGTTGGTTCAGGAAAAACTGTAGTTTCAGAAATGGCATTATTATACAATTATGAAAGTGGTTTTCAGGGAGCAGTGATGGTACCAACCTCTGTACTCGCTAAACAACAATTTTTAAAAATTAAAAAACATATGGAGAATTTTGGGATTAACGTGGAATTATTATTGGGTGAAACAAAAAATTCTGAGAAAAAAATTATTAAAGAAAAATTAAAAAATGGTGAAATAGATATTTTGATAGGAACACATGCATTAATTCAGGAAGATGTAGAATTTAAAAACCTTGGTCTTGTTGTAATTGACGAACAACATCGTTTTGGAGTAAAACAGCGTTTAAGCTTAATAAATAAAGGGGTAATGCCTGATATCTTATTTATGACAGCTACCCCAATTCCCCGAACGCTCGCCATGACATTGTATGGAGATCTTGATGTTTCAATAATTGATGAAATGCCATCTGGAAGGAAGAAAGTTAAAACAGTTTATGCAACAGAAGAAAAAATAAATGAAATATATAAATTTATAGAAGATGAATTAAAACAAAAACACCAGGTTTTCTTTATATATCCGCTAATTGAAGAATCTGAAGCAATAGATTTAAAAGCCGCAACGGAAATGTATGAAGTATTAAATAAAAGATTTAAAAAATATGGTGTTGAACTATTACATGGTAAAATGAAATCACAGGAAAAAAACGATATTATGGAACGATTTTCCAAAAAAGAATTCTTAATCCTTGTTTCTACAACAGTTGTGGAAGTTGGTGTTGATATTCCAGATGCTACCGTAATTGTTATAGAACATGCAGAACGTTTTGGTCTATCACAATTGCATCAATTAAGAGGAAGAGTTGGAAGAAGCAATAAGCAGGCTTACTGTTTCCTTGTTGTTAGCAAAAAAACAACTTCTGAAACACGAGAACGCTTAAGAAAATTTGCTCAAACAACAAATGGATTTGAAGTTTCAGAAATGGATCTGCAATGGAGAGGGCCTGGAAAATTCTTTGGCACTGAGCAGCATGGATTACCAGATTTTAAATTTCCTGATATATTAAGCAATCCAGAACTTATAAACACAGCAAGAAAAGATGCTAATGAAATATTGTCCAAAGATCCCGATTTAATAAAATATCCTGCATTAAGAGAAGAAATATATAAACGATATGGGAAAAAATTAAAAATGTTAGAAGCGTAGGTGAAAAAGATATGTTATCAATAGAAAGTGGAAGTTTAAGAGGAAAAAAAGTAATGACTGTTAATGATAAAAGAACACGTTATACACCGGCAAATGTAAGAAGAGCTATATTTAATTTTGTTGATGTGGAAGATATGAAATCTCTTGAAATATTCGGAGGTTCAGGAATAGTTACTTTCGAATTTTTAAGTTCAGGAGCCACAGATGCAACTATTATTGAAGCATCTAAAAAAGCCTGTTCTACTATATTAAAAAATGCAAGGAATTTAGGAGTTAAAGACAAAATAAATTTAATATGTTCTGATTTTAGAAATGCTATTGCAAAATTAACAGAAAAATACGATATAATATTTATGGATCCACCTTTTCAAATGGGACTTGCAGATGAAGCAATGAAAAAAATTAGTGAAAACTCTAATATATATGATGAAGATACTTTAATCATAGTTGAACATTCAAAAAGAGAAGAAATTTCAGAAAAATATGGTGAACTTGCAGTATATAAGGTGTATAATTATGGTGATATAAAACTAACATTATTTACAATGGGGGGAAAATGATGATTATTGAAAAGTATCATATTACTAATGTAATGGAACATATAGTTGAAGAAATAACCAATGAAATGTTTGCGATGCCAAATATCGATATGTGTATATGCGACAGATGTAGAGCCGATGTTATTGCACTGGCATTAAACCATCTGCATCCAAAATATGTAGTCACTGAAAAAGGTAGATTATATTCAGAATTGCAAAATTACACATTCCAGACAAGAGCGGAAGTATTAACAGAAGTATTAAAAGCCATGGAAAAGGTAAAAGAACATCCTTCACACCCTAAAGAAGAATCTATATATAGAAATGAAGAAAATATAGATCTTGACGAACTTGAAAAGCATTTTGAAAATATAAGTAATAACAAAAAAAATAAATAATTAAAAATACGCAGAAAAAATCATACCTAAAATAGACTCATTCTGGGAAATGATTGTATTTCCCAATTTCATCATTATTAATTGATTTTCTAAAGAACGAATTTTTTCTTCTAATTCAGATTTTATAATTGGATCAGTTTCACTTTGTGCATAATTTTTCAAACGTTTTATTAACATTTCCATTTCCAGGAGTTTTTTATCCTTATTTTTTGTAGGATTTAAAGAATTTTTTTCATCTTTATCACTTTCGGGATTTAATGGATTGGAATTATCCGGATTTAACGTATCATCAGATTTTTTATAAGCAACTTTTACTTCTGTTTTTCCAGCAACAGCAGCCAGAAAGGCACCTCG
This is a stretch of genomic DNA from Marinitoga piezophila KA3. It encodes these proteins:
- a CDS encoding DegV family protein, with the protein product MKRAIIVDSGCSPTPDWIEKYNLKFMGMKVYIDGKEYTDGVDLSKEKFYDLVEGAEEIHTAQPSLKEIMNIYESLKEEGYDEIVDIHFSSKMSGLYNTANMAKNMLNDINLKIVDTKMVSIGASLVARRIVELLNEGREFEEVNELIPKIIDNTFMEFSVPTLKYLIKNGRIGKAAGMAGTLLKIIPVLTVEDAEITPLAKVRGLNKAYKTMSESLFEFIKNKPYNIKIYKIHGFESNKEQEEKVFNMFMDKFQTLGYDYELIEGRIWPTVACHSGPEVFGLAVYGEEKPL
- the recG gene encoding ATP-dependent DNA helicase RecG encodes the protein MNIEDFFNGLEAKLKDALKEKLKWEYLFKELYKYSANYINIIEQEKGLKEKIGSFLGYYKPIANLSDERRIKRALNGLELIEKLKYEYLIDSPEKPYKDMPLATDIKFIKGVGNKRAKILREFGINSIEDTFYFFPRDYEDRREIKRIIDCYHGQNCLVVGNIVNFEEKNIGSLRILSYALEDKDGSVLILTWFNQDYIKKFIQVGLKVAAYGTVEVEFGRKTIKNPDFQIITSEQEVQTGILPVYPLKRGIYQNNMRNIFSETIPYVNYKEEFIPEEIKNKYKLISLSRRIKGIHFPKSFFHYEKAKEALKYEEIFLFEFSVLMKKRLIKEKIGISKKNEGKLIEEFKKILSFKLTNAQNKVFNEIRKDMDSKEPMNRLLQGDVGSGKTVVSEMALLYNYESGFQGAVMVPTSVLAKQQFLKIKKHMENFGINVELLLGETKNSEKKIIKEKLKNGEIDILIGTHALIQEDVEFKNLGLVVIDEQHRFGVKQRLSLINKGVMPDILFMTATPIPRTLAMTLYGDLDVSIIDEMPSGRKKVKTVYATEEKINEIYKFIEDELKQKHQVFFIYPLIEESEAIDLKAATEMYEVLNKRFKKYGVELLHGKMKSQEKNDIMERFSKKEFLILVSTTVVEVGVDIPDATVIVIEHAERFGLSQLHQLRGRVGRSNKQAYCFLVVSKKTTSETRERLRKFAQTTNGFEVSEMDLQWRGPGKFFGTEQHGLPDFKFPDILSNPELINTARKDANEILSKDPDLIKYPALREEIYKRYGKKLKMLEA
- the rsmD gene encoding 16S rRNA (guanine(966)-N(2))-methyltransferase RsmD; its protein translation is MLSIESGSLRGKKVMTVNDKRTRYTPANVRRAIFNFVDVEDMKSLEIFGGSGIVTFEFLSSGATDATIIEASKKACSTILKNARNLGVKDKINLICSDFRNAIAKLTEKYDIIFMDPPFQMGLADEAMKKISENSNIYDEDTLIIVEHSKREEISEKYGELAVYKVYNYGDIKLTLFTMGGK
- a CDS encoding late competence development ComFB family protein; amino-acid sequence: MIIEKYHITNVMEHIVEEITNEMFAMPNIDMCICDRCRADVIALALNHLHPKYVVTEKGRLYSELQNYTFQTRAEVLTEVLKAMEKVKEHPSHPKEESIYRNEENIDLDELEKHFENISNNKKNK